The following proteins are co-located in the Hypomesus transpacificus isolate Combined female chromosome 23, fHypTra1, whole genome shotgun sequence genome:
- the LOC124485447 gene encoding high-affinity choline transporter 1: MTIHAEGLVAIVVFYLLILVVGIWAAWKNKNAGVSEGTDRSETIMVGGRDIGLFVGGFTMTATWVGGGYINGTAEYVYLPDFGLAWAQAPFGYALSLVVGGLFFAKPMRSRGYVTMLDPFQQIYGKRMGGLLFIPALMGEIFWSAAILSALGATLSVIVDIDINMSVVISALIAIFYTLVGGLYSVAYTDVVQLFCIFLGLWISVPFALSNPAVSDIGVTAKEIIYQTPWLGKIEPADTWLWIDNFCLLMLGGIPWQVYFQRVLSASSATYAQVLSFLAAFGCLVMAVPSVLIGAIGASTDWNQTTYGAIPPKDKDQSDMILPIVLQHLCPSYISFFGLGAVSAAVMSSADSSILSASSMFARNIYQLAFRQSATDREIVWVMRITIFVFGALATAMALLTGTVYGLWYLSSDLVYVIIFPQLLSVLFVKGTNTYGSVAAYVFGLLLRIGGGEPYLKLPPFIYYPGWVRQSKIHHTTGEVEHFIQQRFPFKTISMLASFLGNVGVSYLAKYLFESGRLSHKYDFLDAVVSKHSKENMDKTTLVGNDNINLSEMAPVKPLSTALAASFTNTEVLSDDGSSPESNNEHE; this comes from the exons ATGACCATCCACGCGGAGGGGCTAGTGGCGATTGTTGTCTTCTACTTGTTAATTCTCGTCGTGGGAATATGGGCCGCGTGGAAAAACAAAAATGCCGGGGTCTCGGAAGGCACAGACCGGAGCGAGACCATCATGGTTGGAGGAAGGGACATTGGTTTATTTGTTGGCGGCTTTACAATGACCG CCACTTGGGTCGGAGGGGGTTACATCAACGGGACGGCGGAGTATGTATACCTGCCTGATTTTGGATTGGCCTGGGCACAAGCACCCTTTGGATACGCCCTGAGTTTGGTTGTAG GTGGCCTGTTCTTTGCCAAACCTATGCGCTCCCGAGGATACGTCACCATGCTCGACCCGTTCCAGCAGATTTATGGAAAGCGCATGGGCGGCTTGCTCTTCATTCCCGCTCTAATGGGAGAGATCTTCTGGTCCGCTGCCATTTTATCCGCATTGG GGGCAACTCTAAGTGTGATCGTGGACATTGACATCAACATGTCAGTGGTGATCTCAGCTCTGATTGCCATCTTCTACACCCTGGTCGGGGGGCTGTATTCTGTGGCTTACACTGACGTGGTGCAACTGTTCTGTATCTTCCTAGGTCTG TGGATCAGTGTGCCTTTTGCCCTGTCCAACCCTGCTGTGTCGGACATAGGTGTCACAGCCAAAGAGATCATCTACCAGACCCCCTGGCTGGGCAAGATAGAGCCAGCTGACACCTGGCTGTGGATCGACAACTTCTGTCTTCTG ATGTTAGGGGGGATTCCCTGGCAGGTGTATTTTCAACGGGTTCTTTCTGCCTCTTCAGCTACCTATGCCCAGGTGCTCTCCTTTCTGGCTGCTTTCGGCTGCCTCGTCATGGCTGTGCCCTCTGTCCTCATAGGAGCTATAGGGGCTTCCACAG ACTGGAACCAGACAACGTATGGGGCTATTCCTCCTAAAGACAAGGACCAATCAGACATGATCCTTCCTATAGTGCTCCAACACCTGTGCCCATCCTACATCTCCTTTTTTGGTCTTGGCGCTGTTTCAgctgctgtgatgtcatcagctgACTCATCCATTCTCTCGGCCAGTTCCATGTTTGCACGCAACATCTATCAACTCGCCTTCAGACAGTCG gccaccGACCGTGAGATTGTGTGGGTGATGCGCATCACCATCTTTGTGTTTGGAGCTCTGGCCACAGCCATGGCCCTGCTGACGGGGACGGTGTACGGCCTGTGGTACCTCAGCTCTGACCTGGTCTACGTCATCATCTTCCCCCAGCTGCTCAGCGTGCTCTTCGTCAAGGGCACCAACACCTACGGCTCGGTCGCGGCCTACGTGTTCGGCCTACTGCTCCGCATCGGAGGGGGAGAACCCTACCTGAAACTGCCCCCCTTCATCTATTACCCCGGCTGGGTGAGGCAATCGAAGATCCACCACACGACAGGGGAGGTGGAGCACTTCATCCAGCAGAGGTTCCCCTTCAAGACGATCTCCATGCTGGCTTCCTTCCTGGGGAACGTGGGCGTCTCCTACCTGGCCAAGTACCTGTTTGAGAGTGGGAGGCTGTCGCACAAGTACGACTTCCTGGACGCGGTGGTGTCTAAGCACAGCAAGGAGAACATGGACAAGACGACGCTGGTGGGCAACGACAACATCAACTTGTCAGAGATGGCGCCGGTCAAACCCCTTAGCACGGCACTGGCTGCCTCCTTCACCAACACCGAGGTGTTGAGTGACGACGGGTCCAGCCCAGAGTCCAACAACGAGCACGAGTAG